One part of the Dioscorea cayenensis subsp. rotundata cultivar TDr96_F1 chromosome 2, TDr96_F1_v2_PseudoChromosome.rev07_lg8_w22 25.fasta, whole genome shotgun sequence genome encodes these proteins:
- the LOC120272808 gene encoding uncharacterized protein LOC120272808, giving the protein MGDSEEKICTILEEWERWKKGESSSSHKRSQRHLNGDRKAGHGRLFNDYFADELVYPDNVCHQRFQIRKALFLQIAEALASRSEYFQLRVDSTSKRGLSLLSKICIIKIFAARYLRRSNNDDVGRLLQLHSERHGFPDMLGSIDCIHWHWKNCPVSWKGQFT; this is encoded by the exons ATGGGTGATTCAGAAGAAAAGATTTGTACAATATTAGAGGAATGGGAGAGGTGGAAAAAGGGTGAGTCATCTAGTAGCCATAAAAGAAGTCAAAGGCATTTGAATGGTGATCGTAAAGCAGGACATGGAAGGCTTTTCAATGACTACTTCGCCGATGAACTAGTTTATCCTGATAATGTATGTCATCAAAGATTTCAAATACGGAAGGCATTGTTCTTGCAAATCGCAGAAGCACTAGCAAGCCGTTCagaatattttcaattaagGGTTGATTCAACTAGTAAGAGAGGACTTTCACTACTTTCAAAAAT atgcattattaaaatttttgcaGCAAGATATCTAAGAAGATCtaataatgatgatgttggGCGTTTACTTCAACTGCATTCTGAGCGCCATGGCTTTCCCGATATGCTTGGTAGTATAGATTGCATTCATTGGCATTGGAAAAATTGCCCAGTCTCATGGAAAGGCCAATTCACTTAA